In Thiovibrio frasassiensis, one DNA window encodes the following:
- a CDS encoding ChaN family lipoprotein → MLKQPWLPSNSSATRKIWNRLKQARFLLCLFLLNFLLILSVAQAAFGAPLPSQELEIAFDLTGRRLTGKSTITIPAHTTATISLSGLEITALQLNTTPLQPTEQLTFLPTAHDQQVTIHYGKTVTDPRMDGLIDSNGIALTGIWHPQLDTDCLFALTATIPKAFAAISEAEEITSTVSKNIRTVSFRFGHPLSTLNFVAGPYVVEQESIGPGQTLYSYFFKEDRQLAAEYRKKTLGYLKRYQELIGPYPYKRFSIVENRLPTGYAMPTFTLLGQAVIRLPFITETSLGHEVLHSWFGNSVGVDPSQGNWCEGLTTYLADQAFAADRHAEGAFRKQQLINYQSYVPPDNTLTLNDFSGGGSHLLAGNKAARAVGYDKASMFFHMLLREIGDAPFYAGLRDFHARFKNQQASWQDLAASFSKSSHQNLEPFFSQWLTRADLPRLEIAVDSLTEKEGQMELGLTVKQLQEKPYRLRLPLDIVTAQGKQRREVTLSGSDTKLTVSLADYPSQIIGDPEYDLMRALAPEEQHPTWSRFLGAREKLAIIAKNEDQRTYAPLFELLAEFGCPIKGADVVTDKDLAGKSVLFLGADSRLARSLFARPSQPATGFTLEAQENPLSPGQVAVVVSSASTAETAAATPKLPHYGKYTTLHFNLGRIERKTIAESDQGLQVPIDPPPMGIAVPQALSFTAIMEQLGEKRLVYVGESHTRYADHLLQLRVIRALFAQNPKLAIGMEMFSREAQPVLDRYLAGELNEREFLKQSGYFSKWGYDYRLYREIINFARRHKLPIVALNQEKGIVSKVFKEGAASLSEEELAKIPTDRDLTIPGYRERIAEAFAMHSKNDNGPEQFNGFFQAQALWDETMAESVSAFLTAHPKHRMVVLAGQGHTDKSTAIPPRVARRIPSIRQAVIVNSEAEELDQAEADYLIFSKPMELPPAAVLGVMLAETSEGPLVQGLSEKSKAGAAGIMEKDVILALDDEPVTTVDDLKIILLSKEIGKQVMVKIKRKSGFLFKPESILSIPVGL, encoded by the coding sequence GTGCTGAAACAGCCCTGGCTTCCCTCAAACAGTTCTGCGACGCGGAAAATCTGGAATCGGCTTAAGCAGGCGCGATTTCTTCTCTGCCTCTTCCTGCTCAACTTTCTCTTGATCCTCTCCGTGGCCCAAGCCGCCTTCGGTGCGCCGCTCCCCAGCCAAGAACTTGAGATCGCCTTCGACCTTACGGGCCGCAGGCTCACTGGCAAATCCACCATTACGATCCCAGCCCACACCACAGCCACCATTTCCCTCTCCGGCCTGGAAATCACCGCGCTGCAACTGAACACCACCCCTCTTCAACCCACGGAGCAGCTGACTTTTCTTCCCACTGCCCACGACCAGCAAGTGACCATCCACTATGGCAAAACCGTGACGGACCCGCGGATGGACGGGCTCATTGATTCCAACGGCATCGCCCTCACCGGAATCTGGCACCCGCAGCTCGACACCGATTGTCTCTTTGCGCTCACCGCCACTATCCCCAAAGCGTTTGCCGCCATCTCCGAAGCCGAGGAAATCACCAGCACCGTCAGCAAGAACATCCGCACCGTCAGCTTCCGTTTCGGTCACCCCCTGTCCACCCTCAACTTTGTCGCCGGCCCCTATGTGGTGGAGCAGGAGTCCATCGGGCCCGGCCAGACCCTGTACTCCTATTTCTTCAAAGAAGACCGGCAGCTGGCCGCGGAATACCGCAAAAAAACCCTTGGCTACCTCAAACGCTACCAGGAACTGATCGGCCCCTACCCCTACAAACGGTTCAGCATTGTGGAAAACCGGCTCCCCACCGGCTACGCCATGCCCACTTTCACCCTGCTCGGCCAGGCCGTGATCCGTCTGCCCTTCATCACCGAGACCTCCCTGGGCCACGAGGTGCTGCACAGCTGGTTCGGCAATAGTGTCGGCGTGGACCCCAGCCAGGGCAACTGGTGCGAAGGGCTGACCACCTATCTGGCGGATCAGGCCTTTGCCGCAGACCGCCATGCCGAGGGGGCGTTCAGAAAACAACAGCTCATCAACTACCAGAGCTATGTGCCCCCGGACAACACCTTGACGCTGAATGATTTCAGCGGGGGTGGCAGCCACCTGCTCGCCGGCAACAAGGCGGCGCGCGCCGTGGGCTACGACAAAGCGAGCATGTTCTTCCACATGCTGCTCCGGGAGATCGGCGATGCGCCCTTTTATGCCGGGCTTCGTGATTTCCATGCGCGGTTTAAAAATCAACAGGCGAGCTGGCAGGATCTGGCGGCGAGTTTTTCCAAAAGCTCCCACCAGAATCTTGAACCGTTCTTCAGCCAATGGCTCACCCGGGCCGATCTTCCCCGGTTGGAAATCGCCGTGGACAGCCTCACGGAAAAAGAGGGGCAAATGGAACTCGGGCTCACCGTCAAGCAACTTCAGGAAAAACCCTACCGATTGCGATTGCCCCTGGATATTGTCACTGCGCAGGGCAAGCAACGGCGCGAAGTGACCCTCAGCGGAAGCGATACCAAGCTGACCGTCAGCCTGGCGGATTATCCCAGCCAAATAATTGGAGATCCGGAGTACGACCTGATGCGAGCCCTGGCCCCTGAAGAACAGCATCCCACCTGGTCGCGCTTCCTCGGCGCCCGGGAGAAACTGGCCATTATTGCAAAAAACGAAGACCAGCGGACATATGCGCCGCTCTTCGAACTCCTTGCCGAGTTCGGCTGTCCAATTAAGGGTGCCGACGTGGTAACCGACAAGGATCTGGCTGGCAAGTCGGTGCTTTTCCTCGGCGCAGACAGCCGATTGGCCCGCTCCCTCTTTGCCCGCCCAAGCCAGCCCGCCACCGGCTTTACTCTGGAGGCGCAGGAGAATCCTCTCTCCCCCGGTCAAGTGGCGGTGGTGGTCTCTTCTGCCAGTACTGCGGAAACCGCCGCAGCCACGCCCAAGCTCCCCCATTACGGCAAATACACCACCCTCCATTTCAATCTCGGCCGGATTGAGCGCAAAACCATCGCCGAGAGCGACCAGGGGCTGCAGGTACCAATCGATCCCCCGCCCATGGGAATCGCCGTACCCCAGGCCCTTTCCTTTACCGCGATCATGGAACAGCTCGGGGAAAAACGGCTGGTCTATGTGGGGGAAAGCCATACCCGTTACGCGGACCACCTCCTGCAACTGCGGGTGATCCGGGCGCTCTTCGCCCAAAACCCAAAACTCGCCATCGGCATGGAAATGTTCAGCCGCGAGGCGCAGCCGGTTCTGGATCGGTATCTGGCCGGGGAACTCAACGAACGGGAATTCCTGAAGCAATCGGGGTATTTTTCCAAATGGGGCTACGATTACCGGTTGTACCGGGAGATCATCAACTTTGCCCGGCGCCATAAGCTGCCCATCGTGGCCCTCAACCAGGAAAAGGGGATCGTCTCCAAGGTCTTCAAGGAGGGCGCAGCCTCCCTGAGCGAAGAGGAACTCGCCAAGATCCCAACGGACCGCGACCTGACCATCCCCGGCTACCGGGAGCGGATCGCCGAGGCCTTTGCCATGCACAGCAAAAACGACAACGGACCTGAGCAGTTCAACGGCTTTTTCCAGGCCCAGGCCCTGTGGGATGAGACCATGGCCGAGTCGGTGAGCGCCTTCCTCACCGCCCATCCGAAGCACCGAATGGTGGTCCTGGCCGGCCAGGGCCATACCGATAAGAGCACGGCCATCCCGCCCCGGGTCGCCCGCCGGATACCGAGCATCCGCCAAGCGGTCATCGTGAACAGTGAGGCTGAGGAGCTTGATCAGGCCGAGGCAGACTATCTGATCTTTTCCAAGCCCATGGAGCTGCCCCCGGCCGCGGTTCTCGGGGTGATGCTTGCCGAGACCTCCGAGGGGCCGCTGGTGCAAGGATTATCCGAAAAAAGCAAGGCAGGGGCGGCAGGGATTATGGAAAAAGATGTCATCCTGGCCCTGGATGACGAACCGGTGACAACCGTCGATGATCTGAAGATCATCCTGCTTAGCAAGGAAATCGGCAAACAGGTGATGGTAAAGATCAAGCGGAAATCAGGGTTCTTGTTCAAGCCGGAGTCGATTCTTTCCATTCCGGTGGGGTTGTAA
- a CDS encoding uracil-DNA glycosylase — protein MTTPEENYTTTDKEIPAHAAVEFLQDVRQLVAFQQAIGIEGYPTTPELTQFIAGPKPAAPPSPRQPAAPTRPKTSPTPSAPQQPQVAVGPDTNLTELHAETAACQRCQRHQSRKQAITGPTTTGVKLLIISDTPSVADDLSGLPMSGEPGQLLDKMLGAIGLNRADVHLSLLTRCHGPEPPKKDEVDACLPFLLKEIMLVKPKIICAMGVLTAQKLLHTSKPLSQLRGRFHEFQGIPLIPTFSPEFLLKNPEMKKATWLDLQMIQKKIQTV, from the coding sequence ATGACCACGCCTGAAGAGAACTACACCACAACCGACAAAGAGATCCCAGCGCACGCCGCGGTGGAATTTCTCCAGGATGTCAGGCAGCTTGTCGCCTTCCAGCAGGCAATCGGCATCGAGGGCTACCCCACCACCCCGGAGCTTACGCAGTTTATTGCGGGGCCAAAACCAGCGGCGCCCCCATCCCCACGCCAACCCGCAGCTCCCACCAGGCCGAAAACAAGCCCAACCCCATCAGCCCCGCAGCAACCCCAGGTCGCCGTCGGACCGGATACGAATCTGACCGAACTCCATGCGGAAACCGCCGCCTGCCAACGCTGCCAGCGACACCAGAGCCGAAAGCAGGCGATTACCGGTCCGACCACCACCGGGGTCAAGCTCCTGATCATCAGCGATACGCCCTCTGTTGCGGACGACCTCTCCGGCCTGCCCATGAGCGGGGAACCGGGGCAACTCCTCGATAAGATGCTCGGGGCCATCGGCCTGAACCGGGCAGACGTTCACCTGAGCCTGCTCACCAGATGCCATGGGCCAGAGCCGCCCAAAAAAGATGAGGTGGACGCCTGCCTGCCCTTCCTGCTCAAGGAAATCATGCTCGTTAAACCAAAGATCATCTGCGCCATGGGGGTGCTCACCGCCCAGAAGCTGCTCCACACCAGCAAACCCCTCAGCCAGCTGCGCGGCAGGTTCCATGAGTTCCAAGGCATCCCGCTGATACCCACCTTCTCGCCGGAATTTCTTTTGAAAAACCCGGAGATGAAAAAGGCGACCTGGCTGGATCTGCAGATGATTCAGAAGAAGATTCAGACCGTTTAG
- the epmA gene encoding EF-P lysine aminoacylase EpmA, with translation MIPLHGLHLRAVLIQALRTFFIDRGYLEVDTPIRIPAPAPEAYIEPITSEGWFLQTSPELCMKRLLAAGIPRIFQLCKCFRKGERGDRHLPEFTMLEWYAAGSNYRDQMTDCEALLRHLALAIGKGGVLEWQGCRIDLGPEWERLTVAEGFRRYAPCTVEEALRKDQFDELLVEYVEPHLGMTTPTFLYDYPAVLGALARLSPTDPSVAERFELYVAGLELANGFSELVDPVEQRARFLTEQETIRLLGRDPGPMPERFLDGLELMPPAAGIALGVERLVMLFAGAEQIDQVVSFTPEGL, from the coding sequence ATGATTCCCCTTCACGGCCTGCATCTGCGGGCCGTTCTTATTCAGGCCCTGCGCACCTTCTTCATCGACCGAGGCTATCTCGAGGTCGATACCCCCATCCGTATCCCTGCTCCTGCCCCGGAAGCCTATATCGAGCCCATCACCAGCGAGGGTTGGTTTCTGCAAACCTCGCCGGAGCTCTGCATGAAACGGCTGCTGGCTGCGGGCATCCCCAGGATTTTTCAGCTCTGCAAATGTTTCCGCAAGGGGGAGCGCGGCGACCGCCACCTGCCCGAGTTCACCATGTTGGAGTGGTACGCAGCGGGCAGTAACTACCGCGACCAGATGACGGATTGCGAGGCGCTGCTGCGTCATCTGGCTTTAGCCATTGGCAAGGGCGGGGTGCTGGAATGGCAGGGCTGCAGGATCGACCTTGGCCCGGAATGGGAGCGGCTTACAGTGGCCGAGGGTTTTCGCCGCTACGCGCCCTGCACGGTGGAGGAGGCTCTTCGTAAGGATCAATTTGACGAGCTGCTGGTGGAGTATGTGGAGCCGCATCTGGGTATGACTACGCCCACCTTTCTCTATGATTACCCGGCGGTGCTGGGCGCCTTGGCCCGGCTCTCCCCGACAGACCCATCAGTGGCCGAACGTTTCGAGCTCTACGTGGCGGGTTTGGAACTGGCCAACGGCTTTTCCGAGCTGGTCGATCCCGTGGAACAACGGGCCCGGTTTCTGACGGAGCAGGAGACGATCCGGTTGCTGGGCCGCGATCCAGGCCCCATGCCGGAGCGATTTCTGGATGGACTTGAGTTGATGCCCCCTGCTGCGGGGATTGCTCTGGGGGTGGAGCGGCTGGTCATGTTATTTGCTGGTGCGGAGCAGATCGATCAGGTGGTGAGTTTCACGCCGGAGGGGTTGTAA
- the efp gene encoding elongation factor P, translated as MYSASDFRKGLKVQIDGEPYIMTDFSFSKPGKGQALYRARLRNMITGNAFEKTFRSNDKLEKAALEERTMQYLYKQGDEYFFMDNVSFEQLEMSKAQLGDAVNFLTDNMDVDVLQYNGRPIGVTLPNFVNLLVTQSDPWVKGDTSGSDSKPVTLETGYVVQVPPFIEEGDKLQIDTRTGVYVTRVKE; from the coding sequence ATGTATTCCGCCTCAGATTTTCGCAAAGGGTTAAAGGTTCAGATCGACGGCGAACCGTATATCATGACGGATTTTTCCTTTTCCAAGCCCGGCAAGGGCCAGGCCCTGTACCGCGCCCGGTTGCGGAACATGATCACCGGCAACGCCTTTGAAAAGACCTTCCGCTCCAACGATAAGCTGGAAAAGGCCGCGCTTGAGGAGCGGACCATGCAATACCTCTACAAGCAGGGGGATGAATATTTCTTCATGGACAATGTCTCCTTTGAGCAGCTGGAGATGTCCAAGGCGCAGCTGGGCGATGCCGTCAATTTTCTCACCGACAATATGGATGTGGATGTGCTGCAGTACAACGGCCGCCCCATCGGCGTCACCCTGCCCAACTTCGTCAATCTCCTAGTCACCCAGTCGGACCCGTGGGTTAAGGGCGATACCAGCGGCAGCGACTCCAAGCCGGTGACCCTGGAAACCGGTTATGTGGTCCAAGTGCCGCCCTTTATCGAAGAAGGGGACAAGTTGCAGATCGACACCCGGACCGGGGTGTACGTCACCCGGGTCAAGGAGTAA
- a CDS encoding molybdenum cofactor biosynthesis protein MoaE translates to MDISKTIAEMKKNPAFAENVGMVLVHNGVVRAWSRKTREGVTSLEVTPDLAKVEAIRQEFLKKPGIFDIVIEAKSGNFQPGDDLLFIIVAGDIRENVKPVLGELLDRIKAEAIGKKEVMLA, encoded by the coding sequence ATGGATATTTCAAAAACGATTGCCGAGATGAAGAAGAATCCCGCCTTTGCCGAGAACGTCGGCATGGTGTTGGTTCATAACGGCGTGGTCCGGGCCTGGTCGCGCAAGACCAGGGAAGGGGTGACCTCCCTTGAAGTCACCCCCGATCTGGCCAAGGTCGAGGCGATCCGTCAGGAATTTCTGAAAAAGCCCGGTATCTTCGACATCGTGATCGAGGCCAAAAGCGGCAACTTTCAGCCCGGGGACGACCTGCTGTTCATCATCGTGGCCGGCGACATTCGGGAGAATGTGAAACCGGTGCTGGGTGAGCTTTTGGACCGGATCAAGGCAGAGGCCATCGGCAAGAAAGAAGTGATGCTGGCTTAG
- the pepN gene encoding aminopeptidase N, whose product MDSQAKTILLKDYRPPAYLIEEVALAVDLFEERARVCSRLVCRRNIGTAPDAPLVLQGEDLVLKSVALDGVPLTPDQYRLEEESLTIPTVGERFLLAVETELYPQKNTSLDGLYRSSSNFCTQCEAEGFRKITYFLDRPDVLARYEVTISAEQERYPVLLANGNLVETGVLPEGRHYARWQDPFPKPSYLFAMVAGNLVKIADTFVTRSGRSVALEIYVQAHNQDKCAHAMASLKKAMAWDEETFGLEYDLDQYMIVAVDDFNMGAMENKGLNLFNSKYVLARPDTATDADYEGIEAVIGHEYFHNWTGNRVTCRDWFQLSLKEGLTVFRDQQFTADQVSAPVKRIHDVRLLRNVQFPEDNGPMAHPVRPDSYMEINNFYTVTIYEKGAEIIRMLHTLLGVELFRQGLALYLTHHDGRAATTDDFVQAMAEVSGRDLAQFKRWYTQAGTPRLTVQGEYDPEARTYTLRLAQATPATPGQPEKEPLHIPVALGLLDGQGKEMPLTCPERQPEAGRNLFELRETQETIRFSGVPEQPRLSILRNFSAPLKVEYGCDEEELLFLFRYDRDPFNRWEAGQCLASRLLLGLVEDFRKSRPLQLDERFVAACGRLLAEEGGDKGFLALLLTLPSEEYLAEQMAVVDVEAIHAARTFARQTLARSLRPQWEQGYAANRSAGPYRYEPELAGQRALRNLCLAYLMSTEDDAATQLALAQFRGTDNMTDQMAAFAGLAHSGRPERQQAIADFYQQWQGDSLVLDKWFAVQATAPLPETLAAVQALMDHPAFQLKNPNKVRALLGSFAAGNPVCFHEVSGRGYAFLAEQILALDPLNPQVAARLAARLGRGARYDAGRQGLMRTQLERIAAIPSLSRDVYEVVSKSLG is encoded by the coding sequence ATGGATAGCCAAGCCAAAACGATCCTGCTCAAGGATTACCGGCCGCCTGCGTACCTGATTGAAGAGGTGGCCCTGGCGGTGGACCTGTTCGAGGAGCGGGCCCGGGTCTGTTCCCGCCTGGTCTGCCGCCGCAACATCGGGACTGCCCCGGACGCCCCCCTTGTTCTCCAGGGGGAGGATCTGGTCCTCAAGTCCGTAGCCCTCGACGGTGTACCCCTTACCCCGGATCAGTACCGGCTCGAGGAAGAATCCCTTACCATTCCAACGGTGGGGGAGCGGTTTCTGCTTGCGGTTGAAACCGAACTCTATCCCCAGAAGAACACCTCGCTGGACGGGTTGTACCGTTCCAGCTCCAATTTCTGTACCCAGTGCGAGGCCGAGGGGTTCCGCAAGATCACCTATTTTCTCGACCGGCCCGATGTCCTGGCCCGCTACGAGGTCACCATCAGCGCCGAGCAAGAGCGCTACCCGGTGCTCCTGGCCAACGGCAACCTGGTCGAGACCGGGGTGTTGCCCGAAGGCCGCCATTACGCGCGCTGGCAGGATCCCTTTCCCAAACCCTCCTATCTCTTTGCCATGGTTGCCGGCAATCTGGTCAAGATCGCTGACACCTTCGTTACCCGCTCCGGTCGCTCGGTTGCCCTGGAGATCTATGTGCAAGCGCATAATCAGGACAAATGCGCGCATGCCATGGCTTCGCTCAAAAAGGCCATGGCGTGGGACGAAGAGACCTTTGGCTTGGAGTACGATCTCGATCAGTACATGATCGTGGCGGTGGACGATTTCAACATGGGCGCCATGGAGAACAAGGGGCTCAACCTCTTCAACTCCAAGTATGTGCTGGCCCGGCCCGATACCGCAACGGACGCGGATTACGAGGGGATCGAGGCGGTGATCGGTCATGAGTATTTCCACAACTGGACCGGCAACCGGGTTACCTGCCGGGACTGGTTTCAATTGAGCCTCAAGGAAGGGCTCACCGTGTTCCGCGACCAGCAGTTCACCGCCGATCAGGTCTCCGCCCCGGTTAAGCGCATTCACGATGTCCGGCTCCTGCGCAACGTGCAGTTTCCCGAGGACAACGGACCCATGGCCCATCCGGTGCGGCCCGATTCCTACATGGAGATCAACAACTTCTACACCGTCACCATTTATGAGAAAGGGGCCGAGATCATCCGGATGCTGCATACCCTGCTGGGTGTCGAGCTGTTCCGGCAGGGGCTTGCCCTCTATCTCACGCACCACGACGGCCGGGCCGCCACCACCGATGATTTCGTCCAGGCCATGGCTGAGGTTTCGGGCCGCGATCTGGCTCAGTTCAAGCGGTGGTACACCCAGGCCGGCACCCCGCGGTTGACGGTGCAGGGCGAGTATGACCCAGAGGCCCGGACCTATACCCTGCGCTTGGCGCAAGCGACTCCTGCCACCCCGGGCCAGCCGGAAAAGGAGCCCCTCCATATTCCGGTCGCCCTTGGCTTGCTCGATGGCCAGGGGAAAGAGATGCCACTGACCTGCCCGGAGCGGCAACCGGAGGCAGGCCGCAACCTCTTCGAGCTGCGCGAGACCCAGGAGACCATCCGCTTCAGCGGGGTACCGGAACAACCGCGCCTCTCGATTCTGCGTAATTTCTCCGCGCCGCTTAAGGTTGAGTATGGCTGTGACGAGGAAGAACTGCTCTTTCTTTTCCGCTATGATCGGGACCCCTTCAACCGCTGGGAGGCTGGGCAATGTCTGGCCAGCCGTCTGCTTCTGGGGTTGGTGGAGGATTTTCGCAAGAGTCGTCCCCTGCAGCTTGACGAAAGGTTTGTCGCGGCCTGCGGCCGCTTGCTTGCCGAAGAGGGAGGGGATAAGGGGTTCCTGGCCCTGCTGCTCACCCTGCCTTCGGAGGAGTATCTGGCCGAGCAGATGGCAGTGGTGGATGTGGAGGCAATCCACGCGGCCCGGACCTTTGCCCGGCAGACCCTGGCCCGCTCCCTGCGGCCCCAGTGGGAGCAGGGGTATGCGGCCAATCGATCCGCCGGCCCGTACCGCTACGAGCCGGAGCTGGCAGGGCAGCGGGCGCTGCGCAATCTCTGCCTTGCCTATCTGATGAGCACTGAGGACGATGCGGCGACCCAGCTCGCCCTTGCCCAGTTTCGCGGCACGGACAACATGACCGACCAGATGGCCGCTTTTGCCGGACTGGCCCATTCCGGACGGCCGGAGCGGCAGCAGGCCATCGCTGATTTTTACCAGCAATGGCAGGGGGATTCCCTGGTGCTGGACAAGTGGTTTGCCGTGCAGGCCACAGCCCCGCTGCCGGAAACCCTGGCTGCGGTGCAAGCGCTCATGGACCATCCGGCCTTTCAGCTCAAGAATCCCAACAAGGTCCGTGCCCTGCTGGGCTCGTTTGCCGCGGGGAACCCGGTTTGTTTTCATGAGGTGTCCGGCAGGGGGTATGCATTTTTGGCCGAGCAGATCCTGGCCCTGGATCCCCTCAACCCGCAGGTTGCCGCCCGTCTGGCCGCACGACTCGGGCGGGGAGCGCGCTATGATGCGGGGCGGCAAGGGTTGATGCGGACCCAACTGGAACGGATTGCTGCCATCCCCTCGTTGTCCCGGGATGTGTACGAGGTGGTGAGCAAGAGCCTGGGGTAA